The Dermacentor albipictus isolate Rhodes 1998 colony chromosome 2, USDA_Dalb.pri_finalv2, whole genome shotgun sequence genome has a segment encoding these proteins:
- the LOC135903252 gene encoding sulfotransferase 1C2-like yields the protein MEQKRPFYQIIDGVPRCPNVDPVLLRKALSFNASKGDLVQWSFPKSGTHWVQYIIQLILNEGEGMENYDQFTRNTRLMEYVGVDDWRPALALRCLITHLPPQPEFISNDAKYVYVARNPWDVCVSMFHMVTNLSIYRFEDGTFDEFFEHFLNKDFGYGSYFDHVATGYALRDRANVLFLTYEQLKREPRETVLKLARFLGDRHGRIIEDDGNGLLDRILELSSPSSMKSVIVMNLLSKEWEVMMTRNNMTCKDGYGGDCKKYGIVRNAKIGDWKNYFKPDQLQRFEAKIRAEGEKVSFMNLWADIRKEALQVACS from the exons ATGGAGCAAAAACGACCCTTCTACCAAATAATAGATGGCGTGCCCAGATGTCCAAATGTCGACCCTGTTTTGCTGAGGAAGGCCCTGAGTTTCAATGCCTCCAAGGGAGATCTGGTGCAGTGGTCGTTTCCAAAAAGCGGGACACACTGGGTGCAGTACATCATCCAACTCATTCTGAATGAAGGAGAAGGCATGGAGAATTACGACCAGTTCACCAGGAACACCAGGCTGATGGAGTACGTTGGCGTCGACGACTGGAGACCAGCGTTGGCGTTGCGATGCCTCATCACACATCTCCCACCACAACCAGAGTTCATCAGCAACGATGCCAA GTATGTGTACGTGGCGAGAAATCCTTGGGACGTGTGTGTGTCTATGTTTCACATGGTCACCAACCTCAGCATCTACCGTTTCGAGGACGGCACTTTCGACGAGTTCTTTGAGCACTTCTTGAACAAGGACTTTGGCTATGGCTCCTATTTTGACCACGTAGCCACTGGATACGCTCTCAGAGACAGGGCCAACGTACTCTTCCTCACTTACGAACAGCTGAAAAGGGAGCCCCGCGAGACCGTGCTAAAACTAGCACGCTTTCTTGGCGATCGCCATGGCAGGATTATAGAAGACGATGGAAATGGCTTGCTAGACCGAATCCTGGAACTGTCTTCACCCAGCAGTATGAAAAGTGTAATTGTGATGAACTTGCTTAGCAAGGAGTGGGAAGTCATGATGACTAGAAATAACATGACGTGTAAGGACGGTTACGGTGGGGATTGCAAAAAGTATGGCATTGTGAGGAACGCAAAAATTGGCGATTGGAAGAATTACTTCAAACCTGACCAACTTCAGCGCTTCGAGGCGAAGATTAGGGCGGAAGGGGAGAAAGTTTCGTTTATGAATTTGTGGGCAGACATTAGGAAGGAGGCACTTCAAGTGGCTTGCTCGTAA